A DNA window from Amphiprion ocellaris isolate individual 3 ecotype Okinawa chromosome 8, ASM2253959v1, whole genome shotgun sequence contains the following coding sequences:
- the rprd1b gene encoding regulation of nuclear pre-mRNA domain-containing protein 1B: MSSFSESALEKKLSELSSSQQSVQTLSLWIIHHRKHSGLIVKVWHRELKKAKSTRKLTFLYLANDVIQNSKKKGPEFTKDFESVLVDACSHVASEADENCKKHMERLLNIWKERSLYRSDFIQQLKLAIEDSNSPRPSEEKKAVKRSYQKIQEDEDDEDDDYRSHISPHNADSSATQLTEELVKALQDLENAASGDAAVRQKIASLPQEVQDVSLLEKITDKEAADKLSKTVDEACLLLAEYNGRLAAELEDRRQLARMLTEYISSQKEALMEREKKLEEYKQKLARVTQVRKELKSHIQSLPDLSLLPNVTGGLAPLPSAGDLFSTD, translated from the exons ATGTCGTCCTTCTCCGAGTCCGCCCTGGAGAAGAAGCTGTCGGAGCTGAGCAGCTCCCAGCAGAGCGTCCAGACCCTGTCCCTGTGGATCATCCACCACCGCAAACACTCCGGCCTCATCGTCAAAGTGTGGCACAGAGAGCTGAAGAAAG CTAAAAGCACCAGGAAGCTGACCTTCCTGTATCTGGCTAATGATGTCATCCAGAACAGCAAGAAGAAAGGACCAGAGTTCACCAAAGACTTTGAGTCTGTGCTCGTCGACGCCTGCTCACATGTGGCCAG CGAAGCAGACGAGAACTGTAAGAAGCACATGGAGAGACTCCTGAACATCTGGAAGGAGAGGAGCCTCTACAGAAGTGACTTCATTCAGCAGCTCAAACTGGCCATAGAAGACTCCAACAGCCCCAGACCCTCAG aagagaaaaaagccGTAAAACGAAGTTATCAGAAAATccaggaagatgaagacgacgAGGACGACGACTACAGAAGCCACATTTCTCCTCATAACGCTGATTCCTCTGCTACCCAGCTG ACGGAGGAGCTGGTGAAAGCCCTGCAGGACTTGGAAAACGCTGCATCAGGCGACGCCGCTGTTCGTCAGAAGATCGCTTCGTTGCCACAAGAAGTTCAGGATGTTTCTCTGCTGGAGAAGATCACCG ACAAGGAGGCGGCGGACAAGCTGTCAAAGACGGTGGACGAAGCCTGTCTGCTTCTGGCCGAGTACAACGGGCGACTGGCTGCAGAGCTGGAGGACCGCAGGCAGCTGGCCCGCATGCTGACCGAGTACATCAGCAGCCAGAAGGAGGCGCTcatggagagagagaagaagctAGAG GAATACAAGCAGAAACTGGCGAGGGTGACTCAGGTGAGGAAGGAGCTCAAGTCCCACATCCAGAGCCTCCCTGATCTGTCCCTGCTGCCCAACGTTACCGGAGGTTTGGCGCCGCTGCCTTCAGCTGGAGACCTTTTCTCCACCGACTGA